TACAGCCGGCTCGGCAGCTCCGGCGACTCGATGTACACGTGATCGGGTTCGTCCTCGACGGTCACGCCGTCGAACAGGTTCGTCGAGCCGATGAATTCGGCCGAGAAGCGGCTGTTCGGATATTCGTACACTTCGTTCGGCGAGCCGATCTGCACGATCTGGCCTTCGCTCATCACCGCGAGGCGATTGGCCATCGTCATCGCTTCTTCCTGGTCGTGCGTGACCATGATGCAGGTGACGCCGACCTTCTGCAGGATGTTGACGAGCTCGATCTGCGTGCGCTGGCGGATCTGCTTGTCGAGCGCGGACATCGGCTCGTCGAGCAGCAGCAGCTTCGGCCGCTTGACCAGCGAGCGCGCGAGCGCGACGCGCTGCTGCTGGCCGCCGGACAGCTGATGCGGCTTGCGCTTCGCGTACTTGCTCATCTGCACGAGTTCCAGCGCCGATGCGACGCGCGCCTTCAGCTCGGCCTTCGGCGTGCCTTCCTGCTTGAGACCGAACGCAACGTTCGACTCGACCGACATGTGCGGGAACAGCGCATACGACTGGAACATCATGTTCACGGGCCGCTTGTACGGCGGCATCTGCGCGAGGTCCTCGCCATCGATCAGGATCTTGCCCGACGTGACCGTCTCGAGGCCGGCGAGCATCCGCAGCAACGTCGACTTGCCGCAGCCCGAGCTGCCGAGCAGCGCGAACAGCTCGCCCTGGCGCACGGTCAGGTTGACGCTGCGCACGGCTTCGGTGTCGCCGAATTTCTTGACGACGTCGACGATCTGGACAAAGGACTCGGCGCGCGCATCGGCGCCGGAGGAGGAAACGGAGGACGGCGCGCCCGCGACCGGCGCACCCGACTGGCTATTCATGATGTGCTGCTTCTCTCCTGCGTTGAACGAACAAAGCCCCCGGGGGCACCAGGGGCTTCATGACTGCTGATTCACTCCGGCTCGCGTCAGCGGCCCGACTTCAGCTCGGTCCACAGACGCGTCTGCAGACGCTGGATTTCAGGCGGCAGCGGCTTGAGCAGGAACAGCGTCTTCACGACGTCGGCCGGCGGATAGACGGCCGGGTCGTTCGCGACGTCGGGCCGCACGTACTTGCGGGCCTCTGCGTTGGCGCTCGGGTAGTACACCGCGTTCGTGATCGCCGCGTGCACCTTCGGATCCTCGATGTAGTTGATCCACTGCAGCGCGGCATCCTTGTTCTTCGCGTCCTTCGGGATCGCCATCACGTCGAACCACACCGGGGCGCCGCCCTTCGGGATGTAGTACTCGACCTTGTACGGCTTCTTCGCTTCCAGCGCGCGATGCTTGGCGATCACGACGTCGCCCGACCAGCCGAACGCGAAGCAGATGTCGCCGCCGACCAGGTCGTTGATGTAGCCCGACGAGTTGAATTGCGTGATGTACGGGCGGATCTTCTTCAGCACGTCCATCGCGGCCTTGTAGTCGGCCGGGTTCGTGCTCATCGGATCCTTGCCGATGTAGTGCAGCGTCGCCGCGAACATCTGGTCGGGTGCGTCGAGCACCGACACGCCGCAGGTCTTCAGCTTCGCGATGTTTTCCGGCTTGAACAGGATGTCCCAGTTGTCGAGCGGCACCTTGCCGAGCGCCTGCTGCGCCTTCGTCAGGTTGTATGCGAGACCGGTCGTGCCGTACGCCCAGGGCACCGAGTACTTGTTGCCCGGATCGGCGCCGGCGACGAGCGCCATCAGTTGCGGATCGAGGTACTTGAGGTTCGGCAGCTTCGACTTGTCGAGCGGCGCGAAGATGCCGGCGGCGATCTGCTTGCCCGCGTAGTTGCTGGTCGGCACGACGATGTCGTAGCCCGAGCTGCCCGTCAGCAGCTTCGCCTGCAGCGTGTCGTCGCTGTCGTAGTTGTCGTAGCGGACCTTGACACCCGCCTGCTTCTCGAAGTTCGGGATCGTGTCCTTCGCAATGTAGTCCGACCAGTTATAGACATTGAGCTGCGTATCCTTCGCCGCTGCCGCCGATGCACCCACGCACAGCGCGAGCGCTGCGAACCGGCCCACTACCTTTGCTTTCATCCCGTTCTCCCTACGGCCGGACCGTGTGTCCGGCTGCCGTCTGCCTCGTCATGACGGCGCATTCTGGCGCGCCGCCCCTCGAAAACCCCGAAAACTACCATCATTCGCGCCCCGTCACAAAAAAATCATGCCGGTGTCGCGCAAACGGAACAGATTCCCGCTGCCGGCCAGGCTGGCTGCCCGTGCGGCGAGGCGTTCCCGGGGAATTCTATCGGGTAATCGGCGGCTGTCCACCGGGAAAAACGGGCGTCGGCGCGACCGCGTTCGCCGGTCGGACGCGCGAGCGGCCTGCGCGACCGGGCCCGATGCCGGGCCGCGACGACACGCCCCCGGCGCGCGTACGGCACGCCGGTCGCCTCCGCCCGGCCGATCGGCCGCGATGGATTAAAATGGCGGCTGACGATTCGACTGCGTGAACCTCCCGATGGCCTCCAATCTCCACGACCTGCCCGACAGCCCCTGCATCGGCGTGTGCTCGACCCTCTTCGACGAAGTCTGCAAGGGCTGCGGCCGCACGGCCGCCGAAGTGTCGAACTGGGTGTTCCTGAGCGACGAAGAGAAGCGCGTGGTGTGGGAGCGCATCTCGCGCGAAGGCACCGCGATGCGCTTCCAGTACGACAAGCTGTAAATCCGCCGCGCAAAAAAAGAGCGGCATGCCGACCGCCATGCCGCCAACCCCAACTCTGTTCTTTTCCCTTCGCGTCTAGAACTTCATCCCGACGCCCACGCCGACGATCAGCGGATCGATGTGCAGCGTGCCGATGCCCTTGTCGCCGAGCGTCGCATCGGTACTCATCCAGATCTTCTTCACGTCGACGTTCATGAAGACCTTCTTCGTCAACTGCACGTCCACGCCGAACTGCAGCGCGGGGCCGAAGCTGCTCTTGTTGATCGACACGCCCTCGCCGCCGACGTTGAGCCCGTTGTTGTAGAAGTACGTGTAGTTCACGCCCGCGCCGACATACGGACGCACCTTGCCGGCATGGTTGAAGTGGTACTGCAGCAGCAGCGTCGGCGGCAGCACGCCCACACCGCCGAGATTGCCGATGCTCGACGTGAGCTGGTGACGCGACGTGCCGAGGATCAGCTCGACGCCCAGGTAGTCGCGGATCATGTACGTGAAGTCGAGCTCCGGCACGATCGCGTTGTTCACGCCGACGTTGAGCGCGCCCAGCGTATCGCTCGCGCGTTCGTTCGGCTGGATGCTGATCGCGCGCAGCCGGACCAGGACATCGCCCTGGTTGATACCGTCGCCCGGCGAGGCCGCATGCGACAGCGAAGGCATCGCGGCGAAAGCGGCTGCAACGGCAGCAGCGGTGACACAAGTTCGAATCGTTTTATGCATGGTACGGACCCCCAAAGAATGGTTTCCATTCTCCCTGTAGGGTCTTCTCCTTATCTTGATATCCGTCAAGCCAGCGTAAACGTGGGACGGTTTGCCGCAGGCTCGGTCGCACTGCCCGTCAGCAGCAGGTCGAGCAGATCGCGCACGCTGCGGATCGCACGGCCGAACGGCAACGCTTCGCGGCCGCGGAAGAACAGCCCGTTCGCCACGTCGCCGCGCAGCGCGGCCGCGAGCCGCGTATCGATGCAGAAATGGCCGAACTTCTCGATGCCGTCGCGCAAGCCGCATACGCTCAGGCATTCGAGCGCGGTCGGGCAACGCTGCTTCAGCGCGCCGAGCTTGGTGCGGATGCGCGTCTCGTTGCGCAGGTAACGATCGAGCCACGGCGTCTTCACCGCGCGTGCGGGCAGCCCCGTCACGCTGACGAATTCGACGATGTCCTCGGGCGTCGCGTCGGCCAGCACGCGCTTGAAGTGCGGATGCGCATCGCCCTCTTCCGTCACCGCGAACGGCGTCCCCACCTGCACGCCGTTCGCGCCGGCGTCGAACGCCGCGCGCACCGTGTCGTGACTGTTGATCCCGCCCGCAACGATCAACGGGATCGTTTCGCGCGCAATGCCGAGAGATGCCATCACCTGGGCGGTCTCGTCGAGCACGCGCGCGAAATCGAAGCGACTGTCGTGCATGTCGTCGATCTGCGTGACGCCGAGGTGCCCGCCCGCGTGCGCCGGGTGCTCGATCACGATCGCATCGGGCAGGCGCCCCTTCTTCATCCACTTCTTCAGCACGAGCGCGATCCCGCGGCTGTCCGACAGGATCGGAATCAGCGCGATGTCGTAGCCTTGCGTGAGATCGGGCAAGTCGAGCGGCAGGCCCGCGCCCATCACGATCGCGTCCGCCCCCTCGTCGCACGCCGCCCGCACGTAGTCCGCATGCGCGCTCACGGCCTTCATCACGTTGACCGCGATCATCCCGCGCCCTTCGCTGTAGGTCTTCGCGAGGCGGATCTCGCGTGCGAGCGCCTCGAGGTTCGCGGCCTCGAGCGTCGCGCGATCGGGTTGCGCGCGGCAACGCGCGAGCAGGTCCGCATGATGGTGGCGCAGGTCGATGCTCGCGATCGTGCCGACCGCGCCTTCGCGCGCGACGCTGCCCGCCAGCCGGTGCGCGGAGATGCCGACGCCCATGCCGCCCTGCACGACGGGCAACAAGGAGCGGCCGCGAATCGTCAGCGGCGGAAAGGAAGTGCGTACGGTCATCTGAAACCTCGTCGGAACATCGGAACCGCGATGATCGACGATCCACCGACGCGCACCTTGACGGCCGTCAAGAAAAAAACGGCACGCAAGCGTGCCGTTTCCATCTCATGCCACGAGAAACGCTCAGGCCGGCTTCGCGGGCTTGAGCTGCATCGACTTGTACTCGAGATATTCTTCGAGCCCGTACACGCCGTTCTCGCGGCCGTGCCCCGACTGCTTGTAGCCGCCGAACGGCGCGGCCATGTTCCACGCGCCGCCGTTGATGTCGACCTGCCCGGTGCGGATGCGGCGCGCGATGCCCATCGCGCGTTCGTCGCTGCCGGCCCATACCGCGCCGCCGAGCCCGTACGGCGAATCGTTCGCGATTCGCACGGCCTCGTCTTCATCGCGATACGTGATGATCGACAGCACCGGCCCGAAGATTTCCTCCTGCGCGATCGTCGATTTCGGATCGACGCGGCCGAACACGGTCGGCTTCACGAAGAAGCCCTTCGTGAGCCCTTCCGGCAGGCCCGTGCCACCCGTGACGAGTTCGGCGCCTTCGTCGATCCCGCGCTGGATGTAGTCCTGCACACGCTGCTGCTGTGCGGCCGATGCGAGCGCACCGAGGCGCGTCGCGTCCTGCCGCGGATCGCCGGCGACGTAGGTTTCGGCCGCCGCCTTCGCGATCGCGCGCGCCTCGTCGTAGCGCGCTTCCGGCACCAGCATGCGCGTGTGCGCCGAGCAGGTCTGCCCCGCGTTCAGGTAGCACGCGTTGACCGTGCCCTTCACCGCCGTCGCGAAATCGGCATCGTCGAGGATCACCGACGCCGATTTGCCGCCCAGCTCGAGTGCAACGCGCTTGACGCTCGCGGCCGCCAGCTCGGCCACGCGCTTGCCGGCACGCGTCGAGCCCGTGAACGACACCATGTCGACGTCCGGATCGGTGGCCAGCACTTCACCGACGACCGGGCCATAGCCGCACACGAGATTGAACACGCCGGGCGGCAGCCCGGCTTCGTGAATCGCTTCGGCGAGCATGAACGCGTTCAGCGGCGCGACTTCGGACGGCTTCAGGACGACCGTGCAGCCGGCCGCGAGCGCCGGCGCGACTTTCAGCGTGACCTGGTTGAGCGGATAGTTCCAGGGCGTGATCGCCGCGACGACACCGACCGGCTCGCGCACGACGAGCGAGTTGCCGACCTGTGCCTCGAATTCGAACGATTCGGCGAGCTTCGCGTATGCCTTCCAGTTG
This region of Burkholderia contaminans genomic DNA includes:
- a CDS encoding ABC transporter ATP-binding protein, which translates into the protein MNSQSGAPVAGAPSSVSSSGADARAESFVQIVDVVKKFGDTEAVRSVNLTVRQGELFALLGSSGCGKSTLLRMLAGLETVTSGKILIDGEDLAQMPPYKRPVNMMFQSYALFPHMSVESNVAFGLKQEGTPKAELKARVASALELVQMSKYAKRKPHQLSGGQQQRVALARSLVKRPKLLLLDEPMSALDKQIRQRTQIELVNILQKVGVTCIMVTHDQEEAMTMANRLAVMSEGQIVQIGSPNEVYEYPNSRFSAEFIGSTNLFDGVTVEDEPDHVYIESPELPSRLYVSHGISGPLGMPVTVSVRPERIALTRKPPEGAFNWARGRISNVAYMGGYSLYHVKLDGGKTVIANVSSLAISELDTPALGDEIYVRWSATAGVVLTS
- a CDS encoding polyamine ABC transporter substrate-binding protein, coding for MKAKVVGRFAALALCVGASAAAAKDTQLNVYNWSDYIAKDTIPNFEKQAGVKVRYDNYDSDDTLQAKLLTGSSGYDIVVPTSNYAGKQIAAGIFAPLDKSKLPNLKYLDPQLMALVAGADPGNKYSVPWAYGTTGLAYNLTKAQQALGKVPLDNWDILFKPENIAKLKTCGVSVLDAPDQMFAATLHYIGKDPMSTNPADYKAAMDVLKKIRPYITQFNSSGYINDLVGGDICFAFGWSGDVVIAKHRALEAKKPYKVEYYIPKGGAPVWFDVMAIPKDAKNKDAALQWINYIEDPKVHAAITNAVYYPSANAEARKYVRPDVANDPAVYPPADVVKTLFLLKPLPPEIQRLQTRLWTELKSGR
- a CDS encoding DUF1289 domain-containing protein, whose product is MASNLHDLPDSPCIGVCSTLFDEVCKGCGRTAAEVSNWVFLSDEEKRVVWERISREGTAMRFQYDKL
- a CDS encoding OmpW/AlkL family protein; this encodes MHKTIRTCVTAAAVAAAFAAMPSLSHAASPGDGINQGDVLVRLRAISIQPNERASDTLGALNVGVNNAIVPELDFTYMIRDYLGVELILGTSRHQLTSSIGNLGGVGVLPPTLLLQYHFNHAGKVRPYVGAGVNYTYFYNNGLNVGGEGVSINKSSFGPALQFGVDVQLTKKVFMNVDVKKIWMSTDATLGDKGIGTLHIDPLIVGVGVGMKF
- a CDS encoding NAD(P)H-dependent flavin oxidoreductase; the encoded protein is MTVRTSFPPLTIRGRSLLPVVQGGMGVGISAHRLAGSVAREGAVGTIASIDLRHHHADLLARCRAQPDRATLEAANLEALAREIRLAKTYSEGRGMIAVNVMKAVSAHADYVRAACDEGADAIVMGAGLPLDLPDLTQGYDIALIPILSDSRGIALVLKKWMKKGRLPDAIVIEHPAHAGGHLGVTQIDDMHDSRFDFARVLDETAQVMASLGIARETIPLIVAGGINSHDTVRAAFDAGANGVQVGTPFAVTEEGDAHPHFKRVLADATPEDIVEFVSVTGLPARAVKTPWLDRYLRNETRIRTKLGALKQRCPTALECLSVCGLRDGIEKFGHFCIDTRLAAALRGDVANGLFFRGREALPFGRAIRSVRDLLDLLLTGSATEPAANRPTFTLA
- a CDS encoding aldehyde dehydrogenase family protein, which codes for MKIYDQFYIDGAWRKPAGTGTIDVIDSGTEAVIGRIPEGVASDAQDAIRAARAAFDAWAATPPATRAGYLRRIVEHLQARSEELAQSITGEVGMPIKLSRAIQVGGPIYNWKAYAKLAESFEFEAQVGNSLVVREPVGVVAAITPWNYPLNQVTLKVAPALAAGCTVVLKPSEVAPLNAFMLAEAIHEAGLPPGVFNLVCGYGPVVGEVLATDPDVDMVSFTGSTRAGKRVAELAAASVKRVALELGGKSASVILDDADFATAVKGTVNACYLNAGQTCSAHTRMLVPEARYDEARAIAKAAAETYVAGDPRQDATRLGALASAAQQQRVQDYIQRGIDEGAELVTGGTGLPEGLTKGFFVKPTVFGRVDPKSTIAQEEIFGPVLSIITYRDEDEAVRIANDSPYGLGGAVWAGSDERAMGIARRIRTGQVDINGGAWNMAAPFGGYKQSGHGRENGVYGLEEYLEYKSMQLKPAKPA